A window of Stutzerimonas stutzeri genomic DNA:
CATGGCGAGCTGGAGAAGATGCAGGTTCTACAACAGGCCATCCGTGATCGCCTCGGTTGGGAAGCGCGGATTCCCGAACCTGGTGATCGAATCGCCATCTGAAAATAGTGCGGCGAAGCCAACAACGGCTTCGCCCGGCAGCGCGCCGCGCAACCGGCTTGAGCCTGCCGGGCACACCCTATAGCCTGAACCGACGCCCATACATGGAGATGTTGTATGTCCTTTGATTCGGATGACTATCTGTCGCGGCATTTCAAAACCAGCGGTGCGGAGCTGGAAAGCAAGATCGATGAACTTGCCGCCCTGGTGGTGCCCGAGAACAGCGCAAACCTGCCGCTGTATCGGGAAATGCTGGTGACCGTTACGCGCATGGCGCAGGCCGACCGCAGCCGTTGGGACGCCAAGATACTGCTGCAGACCATGCGTGAGATGGAGCATGCGTTCAGCCGCCTCGACCAGTTCAAGCGTCGCCGCAAGGTCACCGTGTTCGGCTCCGCCCGCACACCGGTCGAACATCCTCTGTATGCGCTGGCCCGACAGCTCGGCGCGACCCTGGCCCACTACAACTTCATGGTCATCACCGGTGCCGGTGGCGGCATCATGGCGGCTGCGCACGAGGGTGCCGGCCGCGACAACAGCCTCGGGCTGAATATCACGCTGCCTTTCGAGCAGCATCCCAACCCAACGGTGGGCGGCACCGAGAACCTGCTTTCGTTTCACTTCTTCTTTGTCCGCAAACTGTTCTTCATCAAGGAGGCGGACGCGCTGGTACTCTGCCCCGGTGGCTTCGGCACGCTTGATGAAGCACTGGAAGTGCTGACCTTGATTCAGACAGGCAAGAGCCCGCTGGTACCGATCGTGCTGCTCGACGAGCCCGGCGGCAGCTACTGGAAGGATGCGTTGCAGTTCATGCGCGGCCAGTTGGAGGAAAACCGCTACATCCTGCCCAGCGACATGCGACTGATGCGCCTGGTGGACGATGCTGAAGAAGCCGCCCGGGAAATCGCCAATTTCTACCGTAATTTCCATTCAAGCCGTTGGCTGAAGGACCGCTTCGTTCTGCGTTTGAACCACGCGCTGAATGATCAGGCGATGGAATACCTGAATGCAGAATTTAATGACCTTTGCCTCAAAGGGAGATTCGAACAGCAGAACTGCTGCGAGTCCGAACTGGACGAGCCTGAGCTGCAACGCTTACCGCGGCTGAGCTTCATTTTCAACGGGCGCAACCATGGCCGCTTGAGAGAGCTGACCGACTACGTCAACGAACCAGCCAACTGGGCGCGACCCATGGCAAACGAAGACTGATAACTCGCACACGCCATGACTTTGCAAGAAGCTGTCCGTACAGCTTCTATGCGGGTCGCTTGAAGGCAAGCGCAGCCATCGTCAAACCGAATCTGCCGCAACTCTCTGACGCAGGAACGATGGCACTGCATTTCTCTCCAGCTCAATCAACCGAACTGCCGCCGCGCAGCAATCGGCCGATCAGTTCCAGCGAATAGCCGCGATAGCTGAGAAAACGCCCCTGTTTGGCCCGCTCTCTTGCATCGGCCGGCAGCTGACCAAACTTGCGCTGCCAGAGCTCAAGCAGCTGCTCGTTCCAGTCGAACCCACTGTCACGCAGGGCCTGCTCGATATCCGCGCGAGGCAATCCGCGCTGGGCCAGCTCTTCGCGGATGCGCAACGGACCGTAGCCAGCATTGGCCCGGCTTCTGACAAAGCTTTCGAGATAACGGGATTCGGATAACAGGCCCTGTTCGCAGAGGCGATCCAGAGCCTGTTCGATCAGATCAGGCGGGGCGCCACGCTGGCGCAACTTGCGGGCCAGCTCGACGCGCCCATGTTCGCGTCGAGCCAGCAGATCCATGGCCGTCCGCCGCACCGCGACGGGGTTATCGAGCACGGCTGGCATATGGATCAGAGGTCGGCGTCAGCCAGATCTTCGCTGACTACGTTCGCCTTGCTACCGCCGGAAACCACAAGCAGCTTGTCGCGAATCTGCTGCTCGATTTCGCGGCCGATTTCCGGATTGTCTTCCAGATACTTGGCGGCATTGGCCTTGCCCTGGCCGATCTTGTTGCCCTTGTAGGCGTACCAGGCGCCAGACTTCTCTACCAGACCCTGCTGTACACCGAGGTCGATGACTTCGCCATTACGGTAGATGCCCTTGCCATAGAGGATCTGGAACTCGGCTTGACGGAACGGCGGGGCAACCTTGTTCTTCACTACCTTGACGCGGGTTTCACTGCCGACCACCTCGTCGCCTTCCTTGACCGCGCCGGTACGGCGAATGTCCAGGCGAACCGAGGCGTAGAACTTGAGCGCGTTACCACCGGTAGTGGTTTCCGGGCTGCCGAACATCACGCCGATCTTCATGCGGATCTGGTTGATGAAGATAACCAGGCAGTTGGCGTTCTTGATGTTGCCGGTGATCTTGCGCAGCGCCTGGGACATCAGACGTGCCTGCAGACCGACGTGCATATCGCCCATCTCGCCTTCGATCTCGGCCTTGGGTACCAGCGCCGCCACGGAGTCGACGATGATCACGTCAACCGCGTTGGAGCGCACCAGCATGTCGGTGATTTCCAGCGCCTGCTCACCGGTATCCGGCTGGGATACCAGCAGGTCGTCGACATTCACGCCCAGCTTGCCGGCATAGTCCGGGTCCAGCGCGTGTTCGGCATCGACGAAGGCACAGGTGGCGCCCATCTTTTGCGCTTCAGCGATCACCGACAGGGTCAGGGTGGTCTTACCGGACGATTCCGGACCGTAGATCTCGACGATACGGCCCTTCGGCAGGCCGCCGATGCCAAGCGCGATGTCCAGGCCCAGCGAGCCGGTAGAGATGGCCGGAATGGCCTGGCGATCATGATCGCCCATGCGCATCACTGCACCCTTGCCGAACTGCTTTTCAATCTGGCCCAGGGCTGCAGCCAAGGCGCGCTTCTTGTTCTCGTCCATCAAATCCTCACTTGATCAAGAGGGCCGGAGGCCACAACAACTGTATAAGTAGACAGTATTAGAACATAGGCGATTTTGCTCGCCTAGCCCCGAACCGGTTTTTCTCCGACCGCCAGTGCGATCAGTCCTTGCAGCGCAGCCGCTACCGTCTGCTCGCGCACGGCCTGTCGGTCACCGCTGAACAACTGACGCTGCGCGTACACCTGAGCGCCATCGGCCCAGGCGATCCAGACCGTGCCCACCGGTTTTTCAGCCGTACCGCCACCGGGCCCGGCCACCCCACTTACGGCTACCGCAAAGCGCGCGCCGCTGCTCTGCCGGGCCCCTTGCACCATGGCCTGGACGACTTCGGAGCTGACGGCACCGACCTGTTCGAACAACGCCGCGGGCACGCCAAGCTGGCGGGTCTTCTGGACGTTGGAGTAGGTGATGTAACCCACCTCGAACCAGGCCGAGCTGCCGGCGATACGAGTGACGGCCTCGGCGATGCCTCCACCGGTACAGGACTCTGCCGTGGTGACTTGGGCGCCGAGGCGCTGCAGCTCTTCGCCCAGGCGTGCAGCCAGTTCAGTGATATCCATCGGCGCTCCGCGCAATCCTGAGAGTGGCCGATACCCTACACCAGCAGATCGCAGACTTCAGCCCGCCTCCACCGTGACTGGCCAGGCGGTATCTGCACCAGTCGTCAGGCATCCTGGCGGACCGGCAGAACGATGTCTTCGCCAACCCGCCGCCCGCGACGATTCACCACGGCATCGCCATAGCGCTGAATGGGATCGGCGAGGGTTCGCTTCACAAAGAATCCGAACAGCGACAGCAGGATCAGCATCGCCGCGATATACAGCGGCCCGGGTATATCCAGATCGCCAGCGCCGAAGCCCAGACGTTCGGCAATCGCAAATACCGACGGATGAGAGAGAAAGATGATGTATCCGACACCGCCAAGCGGCGCCAGCCAGCGCAGCTTGGCGCCACTGATGCGCGTGGCGCCCAGGAACAGGGCAACCCCCGCCCCGTAGCTGATGAAGTAGCGGTACCAGGTTTCGCCTAGCCCTGTATCGCGAGAGTAGGCGAGCAGGCAGATCGGCAGCAGGAACAGGTAGAACAGCCCGACGGCTATGCGAGCATAGTGCCCGGTAGCAGCCGCCCGCCCATTGTCCGTCGCCTTCCACAAGGCGCCGAGAAAACACACGCTCAGCATCAGCGGCAAGGCCACCGGCAGTTTCACTTCAAGCTTGTAACGCAGGAAGGCCAACAGCAGCGTGAATAGGTATTGGGCGAGCAGAAACAGCAGATCCCGTTTTGCCGAACCACCGAGCCGCAGCACGAAAATCAGAATGCAGAGCAGGTAGAAGGTGAGCTCGATCTGCAGCGTCCAATACAGGCCGATCACATTTTCGACGAACACGAAGCCTTGCAGCATCGTCGCATTGATGGCGATGACGGCCAGGCTGAACACCTTGGCCGGATCGTCCCAGGGGAACATCACGCCGAGAAACAACGACAACCAATACAACGGAAACAGCCGGAAAAAACGCTGATAGAGGAACGCCGCGACAGGTCGCTCGTACCGGCCGCGGCTCTTGTACAGCGCAGCCACGACGAAGTAGCCGCTCAGCGCAAACAACACCAGTACGCTGGTCTTGCCGACATCCAGTACCGCCTTGCTGACGAGAAACAGATCGCTGGTCATCTCGTCGAAATGGCCGTCACGCTTCATTTTTGCGATCAGATGGGAATAGGCGACGCACAACGCCGCAACGCCGCGCAGGGCGTCGAGTCCGAGTAGTCGGGACATGTTTGCTGCTCACTTTAGACCTGGAGAGAAATCGCCAGAGTTACTGCAGGGAACTGACGCGAGGAGGTAACGCATGCACGCGCTCGCTGTTCGTTAGCCGTAGATGAACAAACGATGCGAGGCAGGAACGGTGATCAGGCAAGCTACCGCAGCAGGCGCATGGGCCTGAAAACGTGCGAAATCGGAGGGCATCGAAAGCCAGCATGCCGGTTCACGCATGGCGCGCCGGCAACCAATCGACGGGGCCGAGTTATCGACAGCGGCGACCTGGCTGTCAACGCTTTCATCCATCAGTCCGACAGATGACCCTTTTAGCCGGCATGCTCGCGCCAGACGGATGCGTGACCACTAGCCTGCCGCGCCGCGCAGCCCGTGGTAACCTTGCCGGCTTTCCGCGGGAACCCTCCTCGCCCGCCAGGCGGCACCACCAACGCCACTGCCTGGACCCATGAACCGGGTTCTCTCGCCCTACAACGAGCCACTCCGCAAGCCGATGACCAAGCCCAACGCCGACCTTTCCGCACACACGCCGATGATGCAGCAATACTGGAGACTCAAGCGCGAGCATCCGGATCAGCTGATGTTCTACCGCATGGGCGACTTCTACGAGCTGTTCTACGAGGACGCCAAGAAGGCCGCCGCGCTGCTCGATATCACCCTTACCGCGCGCGGCCAATCGGCAGGCACGGCAATCCCCATGGCCGGTATTCCCTTCCATTCCGCCGAGGGCTACCTGGCGCGGCTGGTGAAGCTTGGCGAATCGGTGGTGATCTGCGAACAGATCGGCGATCCGGCCACCAGCAAGGGGCCGGTGGAGCGCCAGGTGGTGCGCATCATCACGCCCGGCACGGTGAGCGACGAAGCGCTGCTCGACGAGCGCCGCGACAACCTGCTGGCGGCCGTGGTCGGCGATGAGCGTCTGTTCGGCCTGTCGGTGCTGGACATCACCAGCGGCCGATTCAGCGTGCAGGAATTCGGAGGATGGGAAACGCTGCTGGCCGAGGTGGAGCGCCTGAATCCAGCCGAGCTGATGATTCCCGATGACTGGCCCGCCGGTCTGCCGATCGAGAAACGCCGCGGTGTCCGCCGGCGCGCGCCCTGGGACTTCGACCGTGATAGCGCCTTCAAAGGGCTTTGCCAGCAGTTCGGCACGCAGGACCTGAAAGGCTTCGGTTGCGAGAAGCTGACGCTGGCAATCGGCGCCGCTGGCTGCCTGCTTACCTATGCCAAGGAAACCCAGCGCACTGCCCTGCATCACCTGCGCAGCCTACGCCATGAGCGCCTCGACGACACCGTGATCCTCGACGGCGCCACCCGGCGCAACCTCGAACTGGACATCAACCTTGCTGGTGGGCGCGATAACACGCTGCAGTCGGTCGTCGACCGCTGCCAGACGGCCATGGGTTCGCGCCTGCTGACCCGCTGGTTGAACCGTCCGCTGCGCAACCGCGAGATCCTCGAGGCGCGCCAGGATTCGATCACCTGCCTGCTAGAGCATTACCGCTTCGAGCAGCTGCAGCCGCAACTCAAGGATATCGGCGACCTGGAGCGTATCCTCGCGCGCATCGGCCTGCGCAACGCCCGCCCGCGCGATCTGGCGCGCCTGCGCGATGCACTCGCGGCATTGCCGCAGCTGCAGACCGGCATGCAGGAGTTGGTGGCACCGCATCTGCTCGAGCTGGCGAAGAGCATCAGCACCTACCCGGAGCTCGCCGAGCTGCTGGCACGCGCCATCATCGACAACCCGCCGGCGGTGATCCGCGAGGGTGGCGTGCTAAAAACCGGCTACGACGCCGAGCTGGACGAACTGCAATCGCTCTCCGAGAACGCCGGCCAGTACCTGATGGACCTGGAAACCCGCGAGAAGGCCCGCACCGGGCTGGCCAACCTCAAGGTCGGCTACAACCGCGTGCACGGCTACTTCATCGAACTGCCAAGCAGGCAGGCCGAATCCGCACCGGCCGATTACATTCGCCGGCAGACGCTCAAGGGCGCCGAGCGCTTCATCACCCCGGAGCTCAAGGAATTCGAAGACAAGGCGCTGTCGGCCAAGAGCCGCGCCCTGGCTCGCGAGAAGCTGCTCTACGACGAGCTGCTGGAAATGCTCATCGGCCATCTGGCACCGCTACAGGACAGCGCCGGCGCGCTGGCCGAGCTGGACGTGCTGAGCAACCTCGCCGAGCGTGCGCTGAACCTTGACCTCAACCGCCCGCGCTTCGTCGAGCAGCCGTGCATGCGCATCGAGCAGGGTCGCCATCCGGTGGTCGAACAGGTATTGGAAACGCCCTTCGTAGCCAATGACCTCGGCCTCGATGATGCAACCCGCATGCTGGTCATCACCGGACCGAACATGGGCGGTAAATCGACTTACATGCGCCAAACCGCGCTGATCGTGCTGCTTGCGCAAATCGGCAGCTTCGTCCCGGCGGCGGCTTGCGAGCTGTCGCTGGTGGACCGCATCTTCACCCGTATCGGTTCTTCGGACGACCTGGCCGGCGGGCGCTCGACCTTCATGGTGGAAATGAGCGAAACCGCCAACATCCTGCACAACGCCAGTGATCGCAGCCTGGTGCTGATGGATGAAGTGGGCCGCGGCACCAGTACCTTCGATGGTCTATCCCTAGCGTGGGCCGCCGCTGAGCATCTGGCCAAGCTGCGCGCGTTCACGCTGTTCGCCACCCACTACTTCGAGCTGACCGTGCTCCCGGAAAGCGAACCAGTGGTGGCCAACGTCCATCTCTCGGCCACCGAACACAACGAACGCATCGTCTTTCTGCACCACGTGCTGCCGGGGCCGGCTAGCCAGAGCTACGGCCTGGCGGTGGCGCAACTGGCCGGCGTGCCGGGCGAAGTCATCCAGCGCGCACGCGACCATCTGTCGCGCCTGGAAACCACCAGCCTGCCCCACGAAGCGCCGAGAATAGCGCCCGGCCAGCCATCACCGCCCATGCAGAGCGACCTGTTCGCCAGCCTGCCCCACCCGGCTCTCGAGGAATTGGGACGAATCAATCCTGATGATTTGACGCCGCGCCAGGCACTGGACCT
This region includes:
- the recX gene encoding recombination regulator RecX, encoding MPAVLDNPVAVRRTAMDLLARREHGRVELARKLRQRGAPPDLIEQALDRLCEQGLLSESRYLESFVRSRANAGYGPLRIREELAQRGLPRADIEQALRDSGFDWNEQLLELWQRKFGQLPADARERAKQGRFLSYRGYSLELIGRLLRGGSSVD
- the recA gene encoding recombinase RecA, whose protein sequence is MDENKKRALAAALGQIEKQFGKGAVMRMGDHDRQAIPAISTGSLGLDIALGIGGLPKGRIVEIYGPESSGKTTLTLSVIAEAQKMGATCAFVDAEHALDPDYAGKLGVNVDDLLVSQPDTGEQALEITDMLVRSNAVDVIIVDSVAALVPKAEIEGEMGDMHVGLQARLMSQALRKITGNIKNANCLVIFINQIRMKIGVMFGSPETTTGGNALKFYASVRLDIRRTGAVKEGDEVVGSETRVKVVKNKVAPPFRQAEFQILYGKGIYRNGEVIDLGVQQGLVEKSGAWYAYKGNKIGQGKANAAKYLEDNPEIGREIEQQIRDKLLVVSGGSKANVVSEDLADADL
- a CDS encoding CinA family protein — encoded protein: MDITELAARLGEELQRLGAQVTTAESCTGGGIAEAVTRIAGSSAWFEVGYITYSNVQKTRQLGVPAALFEQVGAVSSEVVQAMVQGARQSSGARFAVAVSGVAGPGGGTAEKPVGTVWIAWADGAQVYAQRQLFSGDRQAVREQTVAAALQGLIALAVGEKPVRG
- the mutS gene encoding DNA mismatch repair protein MutS, which translates into the protein MTKPNADLSAHTPMMQQYWRLKREHPDQLMFYRMGDFYELFYEDAKKAAALLDITLTARGQSAGTAIPMAGIPFHSAEGYLARLVKLGESVVICEQIGDPATSKGPVERQVVRIITPGTVSDEALLDERRDNLLAAVVGDERLFGLSVLDITSGRFSVQEFGGWETLLAEVERLNPAELMIPDDWPAGLPIEKRRGVRRRAPWDFDRDSAFKGLCQQFGTQDLKGFGCEKLTLAIGAAGCLLTYAKETQRTALHHLRSLRHERLDDTVILDGATRRNLELDINLAGGRDNTLQSVVDRCQTAMGSRLLTRWLNRPLRNREILEARQDSITCLLEHYRFEQLQPQLKDIGDLERILARIGLRNARPRDLARLRDALAALPQLQTGMQELVAPHLLELAKSISTYPELAELLARAIIDNPPAVIREGGVLKTGYDAELDELQSLSENAGQYLMDLETREKARTGLANLKVGYNRVHGYFIELPSRQAESAPADYIRRQTLKGAERFITPELKEFEDKALSAKSRALAREKLLYDELLEMLIGHLAPLQDSAGALAELDVLSNLAERALNLDLNRPRFVEQPCMRIEQGRHPVVEQVLETPFVANDLGLDDATRMLVITGPNMGGKSTYMRQTALIVLLAQIGSFVPAAACELSLVDRIFTRIGSSDDLAGGRSTFMVEMSETANILHNASDRSLVLMDEVGRGTSTFDGLSLAWAAAEHLAKLRAFTLFATHYFELTVLPESEPVVANVHLSATEHNERIVFLHHVLPGPASQSYGLAVAQLAGVPGEVIQRARDHLSRLETTSLPHEAPRIAPGQPSPPMQSDLFASLPHPALEELGRINPDDLTPRQALDLLYSLKSRI
- a CDS encoding acyltransferase family protein — protein: MSRLLGLDALRGVAALCVAYSHLIAKMKRDGHFDEMTSDLFLVSKAVLDVGKTSVLVLFALSGYFVVAALYKSRGRYERPVAAFLYQRFFRLFPLYWLSLFLGVMFPWDDPAKVFSLAVIAINATMLQGFVFVENVIGLYWTLQIELTFYLLCILIFVLRLGGSAKRDLLFLLAQYLFTLLLAFLRYKLEVKLPVALPLMLSVCFLGALWKATDNGRAAATGHYARIAVGLFYLFLLPICLLAYSRDTGLGETWYRYFISYGAGVALFLGATRISGAKLRWLAPLGGVGYIIFLSHPSVFAIAERLGFGAGDLDIPGPLYIAAMLILLSLFGFFVKRTLADPIQRYGDAVVNRRGRRVGEDIVLPVRQDA
- a CDS encoding TIGR00730 family Rossman fold protein, which codes for MSFDSDDYLSRHFKTSGAELESKIDELAALVVPENSANLPLYREMLVTVTRMAQADRSRWDAKILLQTMREMEHAFSRLDQFKRRRKVTVFGSARTPVEHPLYALARQLGATLAHYNFMVITGAGGGIMAAAHEGAGRDNSLGLNITLPFEQHPNPTVGGTENLLSFHFFFVRKLFFIKEADALVLCPGGFGTLDEALEVLTLIQTGKSPLVPIVLLDEPGGSYWKDALQFMRGQLEENRYILPSDMRLMRLVDDAEEAAREIANFYRNFHSSRWLKDRFVLRLNHALNDQAMEYLNAEFNDLCLKGRFEQQNCCESELDEPELQRLPRLSFIFNGRNHGRLRELTDYVNEPANWARPMANED